Part of the Drosophila santomea strain STO CAGO 1482 chromosome 2L, Prin_Dsan_1.1, whole genome shotgun sequence genome is shown below.
ATGTTGCCTATCAACCTATCCCTTAATAACCCCTGTTTCTTGTTGTTTTAAAACCAAAGCTTGCTCTTCCTATTTTATTGTAGCCATAAATAAGTAAACAAAACTATAAATTTGTATGGTATACTATATTCTCTTCTATTATAAATTGTATGGAACTAAATGTTTCGTGGTCAAACCTAACCCACTAATTTAGTTCCGGGTAATACAATATGTTTAATAtcataaatcaattaaatctCACATCAAATGCCATAAAGCTAAACGAGTCCATTActaatgtataaatataaacacaGTCCATTACCAGAATGCAATAGTAGTTTCAACCATGTTTCCTTTGCCCATCAATACACGCCAGCTGAGAGATTAAAGTAAAcattaattaacatttaagCTAAGAGTAAGAGTTTGTACGAGCAAGATTGTAATTAGGGTTATAATTTAATAGTACCtttatattgttattttttcggTCTGCGAAATTTGCTTtcctattttaatttaagcttTCTGAAGTTAATCACATCCTGTACGAACACAATCGATTTCTTTGGAAAATCTAAACTAAATTTATAGCTATATTCGCGTACGTATACTTAGGTTTTGAAACTATTCCTGTAAGTGTAAAATCTGTACATATTATGTGCATTCTGTACACGCAAGTCAAACAAAAAACGAGACATGTTTCAAAAAAGATCGGACTTGATATTTGTTTGGCTGTTCCAAGCTAAGTTTAAGCCGAAAGTTGTTCTTAAGACTAACTCCCAATACACCCTCCAAAGGGGGCACTTCCTAAACCCCACAACCTTAGTCCCTGatccaaaccaaaaacaactttaaaaaaaagtgagtTTAAGGATTCAATTTAAACCGAAGAACATAAAATCAACAAGAGACTTGAACATGCgcaaaaacatataaaaattaattttaaaaataaatcctATTTTGCTGGCCAAACATACTTTTGGTtcgaaatattcaaaaattcaaGAACGATTTAATTTAACGATGCACTTTGTGCGATTTATGTTAGGCTCAAGTAAGCGAAAAGTGTCTCAGCCATAAAGTTAGGGGCGAAAGCATTTGTAATGTGTATTAATCGTAAATGGATTGGATCATGAGAGATATATAGAATGTCAGAGAGTTAGAGAAAGAAAGGAGGAATGATTTACTTGGGTGTaatgttaaaaacaaaagcgttGAATGTGTAAACAGAGTCTAACTTTTAGCTTTAAGCTGCGTTTTTACTGgcactttaaataaaattacaaaaataaaaacaaccgaaaatatttgtaaacgAATTTcctgttgtttttgttcacTGTTTTCTGTCGTATTTCCAATTAATAGTTTATTAAGTTGGTTTTGGCAAgcatatacaatttattttatatttaggTATGTTTTGGGTTATCGGACTTGGTGCTTTCGACACAATTTGACATCACCAGTATTTATTTAGGGTGCGCTCGTCACTAGTTGTGTAAGTGCACATAGtcgtgtttttgttttatgaaaaCTTTGTTGCATAACTTGTTACAACTCAAactaatatattatatttaagaGTCTAAAATATAATTGGCCCAAGAATAAATTCGCTTACTTACCATTATCTTCATCATTTAAATACGAATGTATTTTTaccaaaaaaatttaactgaaTGTGCTGATATTTGGTAATGCTTTTATTGTATTTGATTTACATTTAGACTTGAAACGATTTAATTGTTGCTTTAGTATGGTGTAACTGCATTGGAATACTCTTCTTTCTGCTATTAACATTGAATGCCTCAGTCAGTATTTTTGGAGTCTACTAAAAACACATCTAGATGTCTAAGATCGTTGGAGTaatagcaaatatttatatgcagATTATAGAAATACAAATTAGGCTATAGCCATTTGACCTTGATATGTATTCGTTTAACATTTCGATATGCTTGAATATTGAAGTAGTTCTTACTCAATCAGTTATCCGATTCATTTTCTGTTAGACTTCTTCTTTTGGGTTTCCTGAGCTTTGCTACCTGAGAACTGTGATCTTCAGTTCCGGCGATGCTGCATACTCGTAAGAATATAATATAacaatgtatattttaaatgcacaATCATCTTACCTCTGCTCCGACCATATCCACACAGTCAAAGGCATCGCGAAAGTAGCCACAGCTCAGCTTGATGGCTGCCCGGTGGTGCAAACGCTGCTGCTGACAGCACATTCCGCTGGAAAGTGGAACACTTAGACCTAAGTTGGATAACCAGCGCTATTCGAACTTACTTGATCACCTGGcagtcgctgctgctgctgcactcgCTGCCCAGCGGTTGCCTCTCCTTCGGTCCGAATATGCCCTCCAGCAGCGATGAGGACCCTCCGGACTCCACACTCGGCTCACACCGCCACACTCCCTCCTGGGGGACCAGCATGCAGGAGCTGCCCTGCGGACAGTCCGCATGTCCCTGGCACAGATCCCGCTGACGGCCAAACACATATACGCATTTGCCTTCTGCAAAAAGATTGCGGTCAAGACAAAGAATTTCgatttaatttgctttaaaaTATGTCAGAATTGGGGTAATTGTTGAGTAAAATTGTTGTTATATATGGTGGAATAGCATTAGTTGTTAAAATAAATCCATCTATGAAAAGAGTGCcacaggtagaaggaagccTTCCCTGTAGAGCCAAGTCGAAATGAACGATAACAATGTTATCAATGTTTAGCTCGcgtaaattaaatattcttttaatttCCTCGGTACAGTATTAACCTAGTAACGTGTAAATGCGTGGGTTGGATCACGGAGGACCAAGTGCAGTTGGACCAACTTACCACCGTATGTGCTGACGCATACTCCGGAAGGACAGCAATCGTCGTTGAGGAGGCAGGGGCGGTCGGCGCAGGGCGTGTCCTCAATCAGCGGCTCTACAATTCCGTAAACTTCGGTCTGTGGGCGCATCTATGGAGAAGGTCGAATGCGGTGGCAATTAGTGCGGCTTTTGTTGGGCGTACGGTGCGTATGCGCTATATTTCCCCTTACTGCGGTGCTGCAGTTGTTTATCAATAGCGCTGCCACTCGTGGCGTGGTAATTAATTTGAGTTTCAACGTGAACTCGGAAATTTCCGGTGATTGAAACCAGTGTGTCAGGGGGCCAATAAAACCATACAAGCAACAAGGTTCCAATTTCAAATTGCTGCAAAACACTGCGCCAGACGCTTTCGGGTATTTGTGGCATTCCAAAACAACGTTCACGTTTTAAACTAAGTTCGAGTGGTGCCATTTTTATTGAGTTTGGCGCTTAGCTGTATTAGGCAGGAATCTTTTTTTGGTAGATATTGTATACGCAAATATCCGTAACACTTTTACAAGacagcattttatttgcatgaATAAAATGCTTATAAATGCTTATAAAGcatgaatattttgtttgcttaaaagATAGTTTTGGAATTCGTACAAGAAAGTAcaagagtaaaagggtatactagtttaatatgtatataatagacagaaggaagtgtttccgaccatatagtgtatatatattcttgatcaggatcaatagccgattccaactggccatgtccgtccgtctgtccgccaGTCCGTATGAGCGCCTCGATCTCAGGAAGTATATAAGCTAGAATGATGAGACTAAGCTTGCAGCTTCCAAAGAAACATACGGAGCGcaagttttttttacaaatgttgccacgcccactcgaacgctcacaaactgcccaaaacaGTTCTGatatttttcaacatttttgttagCCTTGTAAATTGcttctcgatttgccaaaaatcttttgaaacgcccattctaacgcccacaaaccgccaaaaactgtcagtgtggaaatttctaCTTCGCccttctactagctgagtaatgggtatcagatCGGCGGGGAACTAGACTATAGCGtcctctcttgttttgtatttggcttgtaaatttctatcgattttctaaaaacttttttaaacgCCCACTCCCACGCCACCACtataaaaaaatgattttaaattatttatattttgttatatATCTTGTACCTCcctttggccacgcccactccaacaAAACTAACATGTccaaatttttaattgttttcttttttttattattttttcccccAATTTCTACCAATATTTCAGAAAATGATGACATATCTCGTTCGCATATCCACTACCTGAGAAaggggtatctgatagtcgaggaactcgactgtagcatttttgtttgtgtttgttgtgaGCAGTCCCTGTACGAAATTAATACGTGAAGTTCCTGGGAATAAAACTAAGGCTTAAACACTATACTGTTAAAATGCGACAAAGAATTATTCGCAGTGACTTTTAAGGAGCTTAATATACACCCTATTACCACCAAGAAATCTTaataaattccaaaaaaatatttgaagcACCATCTTTGCTGAAATGGAtctttcaattgaatttagctaaacattttcaatgttccttttaaaatttttcgtGCTTTGCCTGTCAATCTTCTTTAGTAGTCATATACTCTGTAGTTCCGCCCTGCAACTACTTGCAATCACAGCCACCACCCACACTCCCGCACTCACCTGCTGCGATGGAGACAGCGGCTGGTGCTGTTCCTGCTCGGCAGCGCCATAGAGGCCCAGGTAGTCGTCGAGGCGTAGATCCGCGGAGCCGGAAAACGGGGCTCTGCGGTGCATCAGGTTGCGCGAGTCCCGGCCGAAGAGGGCACGCTGCCAGGCGTTTCCAGATGCGAACGGGGATGTGGACGCGGCGAGCGAGGGGTCCAGCTGGTGGGCCAGgcccaggagcagcagcatggCTGCCCACCTCGGAAAAATGCTCATGGTGGCCACGTTAGTAGATCATTACTAGTGGAAAGACCGTTTCTATGGCCGCTCGCCTTCTGCCGGTGAACTGTGAAAACGAAAAGCAAGTACACGCTTAAGTTAAACTTATGCCTGGAAGGGAATCGATTGCTGCCCTCCGGGACGAGCAAACTTCCGTGTTCATGAGCTCGAGTGGAACTCGCGGCCTATAAATCGCTGTCTTCCAGCGAGGAGTCGCATCAGCGGTTCTATTAACGTTTCCCGGCAATGTTCCCGTCGGGCAGCTCATTAAAATTGTCAGCTTACTTTTAGTGTTATTACCGGCTGTGCCTTAATTTATGTATTCTCCGACTTGGTTCGCTCTCGTGGCTCCATTTTATTACCCGAGGAAAGTCTTATATATAAATTCGAAAAGGCACATGTCGGTGGGTAACAGTTCATACATTAAATTTGGGTATTGTTGCATATTATAAATACAGCATCAACCAAATTAGgcaaaatttatattttcatttataccaaaaacaatttttggaatatttaaatattaaacgaaataaaaatgttgttttacTCAGAGCTACGGATTTCTCCCAACTTTATTAAAGGAGATTCATATTCACAcgttaaaaaagaaattataataCATGAAAGTTAAGCCTGCCTGGAAGAACACGAAAACTCAAAGTGAATTTTAACTTCCTTTTAATAGTGATGTTAATTGTATTCAGTTTCGTGATGGCTTCCCCTAGGaaaagtaattaaaacaatttatgcaaaagCTGCTGGCAAATGAATTTACAGTCTAAAACAACTTTTAAATAACTTCTAATGTGGGTGATGTTATGCGCACTACGTCAACTTAGTGGAAAGTGTTCGTCCCTCAACTAAAATAGCAATGCCAATAGTATTACTGGCCCTAAGTAGAATCGAGCTAGATTGTCATATATCGTTGCCTATTTCTTTGGGTGACACTTTGTGGTATTGCCCAGAGTCATGGCCGACTGTGGCTTGATTTAGACATCTCTTAAACGGTCGATAGGCAACAGTTGTTAGCACTCCATTAATAAGTTAGAGGGTGAAAGGCTGTAGGTTCACTAAAAGCCaggaaaaacattttccgGCGTGGGTGTGCAATTTCATGAATGTGGGATTGCCGCGGTTCGGGCGAGTGTACTTGACTGAGTCCCTTTTTGATTCTCCTttagaattttttaattactttctCACACTTTCACTGGACGCGGCTTCTCAATGTTTCTGTCGTCCCAGTTCTCGGTTTTGTCGACAAGCATTTTTGACCTTTTTGTAGCCGAGGACAGTAATTAGTCTGTTATCAAATCTTGACTAATTGCGTTTCAGCCCAAAAAGGGCGTGCTTTGGTCACCCGTTAGGGAAATTAGAATTGATCCATGTGTCTTTCCTTCCTTAATTTACCAAAGTGCTCGTGCTAGCGACGTGACTTCTATAACCATTTCTAAATATGTCTCTAATTGCATTTTCCCACTTGAAAGGTTTGGCGATAAGTTCTTCTTTTACAGTTACAAATTTACAAATGAATTAACATTAATTATACCTGCTTAAGCAAGCGTAAAAAAGCAATAAAGGTTATACTAAGTGGAAAGCGATTCAACTCATCAAAGCACCATTTTACGCCTTACTAGAGTAAAAGGTTCAAACGGAGTGGATAAAATCCCAGTCGAATTAGCTCTAAATAACGCACCGTGCCGGTAATGGAATACCTTTTAATGGCATATCCTATTTCACGCCTTAGCCTGAACTCAACCAGGAATTTCATCTACGCTCGACCCACATTAAAGTGTGAGAAAGCGGTTCGCGGTTGAAAATAAGACCCCGATTTTCCGGAGTTGACTGCGACACGCCCGCAAATGCACTTAAAGTGCAGATGCATGGTGGTCCTGCACCCATCCGTGAGCAGGATGGATTGGTTATACCAATACACGTGtcatttttcactttcactttcgcCGAACGCGAACGGGTGGGGGAAACGGTCCTTGTGGCGCACAACATACCTGCTGGTTGGGCGTCCTGTCGGCTACTGAATGTCTGACTTGGCTTAAACAACACCTGTCGGCTTGCTGCCGCCATGGAGCTTTTGGGCTGCGAAGCTTTTTGTTGGATTTTTATGAATTAAGTGTGCTTGTGGCGCAGTCAAAGCTCCTAGGATTCAGATTTAATGGagtctatgtgtgtgtatgtgcattATTTTGAGTTGTGGCTACGGGTGTTTTGGCCATGACGTCACTGTGATTTGTGGCAGCGGTACTAAATTAATGAGCCTCCTCTTGTTACCAAAATGGGATCCTTGATTCTGAGTGGCTGTCCTGCAGGCAAATCTGTTAAATGGAAAACACGCAATTCGCTTTCCCCAACGAGATAAAAAGAGTCTGCCCTCCAGGACATTCCTTGCATCAGGAAAATGAAAGTTGTATGCTCATGCCACTCACTCTTCTCTCTGAATGTTCGATTAGCCACGCGTAATGGAAATAGCGTTGCACTTGTGTACTTCATATAATTAATTTGCGTTTGTTTGtcaataaataatgtttagtGCTTTGCGATATTAGCGGGATCTGcattaaatgataaatttctttaaatttggtttttaattttaattagaatagAAGTTATTGCACAAGGCcgttatattattttttttattattattttagtattattatttaaacaaagtAATTAGATTAAGCTCTGCGTTATGAATTTAAGCAACGACTAGAAGTTATTGCTCAAATATAAAGATTCAACTTTAAACGATGAATTTAAGAttgaaattatgaaataaatgtatttccaATTCCATTAGGTTTTTGAACTGGGAAAATTCCTACCTTTCTGCCTGATTAAACCTTAAATAGAGAAACTAAGAGCAGAGGCAAAGGCTTCTGGCTAAGACGGTTGACTTTTGGTTCTGTGTAGCAGCAGAATTGGCGATTGGGGAAGCTGAAGCAGAAGCGCCTTGGCGCAACCACATTCAATATTCAAAATGGGAAAAGCAAGGACTTTTTAAAGAAGGAAAGGGAGCTTCTGTGGCGAAAATTGCAAGAAGGCTACGCGTCAGTTTGTGTCTGGAATTTCAGCTTTGTGAAGCTGAAATACTGACATAAAATGTTCCCCTTCAGTTACATTCAAAGCCAACTACCGGGAAGCATTCTGAAGTAAAAGCTAGGAAAACACAAGTTCTTTGATTGGTTTTACTAAAGTGTATGTCGTTTATTTCGATCTCTTTTCGATTTGTTCGTTCACTTAACAGTTAACATATTCATTTAAAagaattaataatataaaccGATAAATTagtaaattcaattgaactaAAAACATTTGCTCTCGCTCTCATTTGAACATAACAACAATTTGCCTATGAAGATAACAATTTTTTTAGTTGAATCAAACGCACAAATCGCCGCGCTTCTCGACGTCACgtcacataaataaataaatagtcaAATAAATAGGCTTAGAACTAGAATAAATATGTCTTAGGCCTACGGTTTGCAATCAGCGTAATTCTCATTCAGACTCTACAAGTGTTAGGCACGCGTACTCAAAAAAACGGAATCTGCAGCCTGGCCAAGCGAAATATCGCATTCTCGGAATGTGGAAATCCCCGGCGAATTTCGTTTGAAGGTGCTGCAGttgattttcaattaagcTAATGAAATGATGGTAGCATGGAGGGGGTTTGAGGAAGGGGTCCGAAAATGCGACGTCGCAGAAGATGAGCCAACTTTCGCACGCTCCTAACCGCGACTCTTAAAACTCTACGTTCTATTTACACTTGGTGCTCCTGCCTCAGCAGCTAGTTGGCGTTGGCCATCTCTGGGATGGGGAGACCATGGAAACTCTAGAGAAACTGCCTATTTTACGCCCGTTATGCTGCGCAGCCACGGCTTGTAAAAGGTGGTGCGCATATAGACACCTGGCAGATACGGCGCCGCACACTTGATGCCGTGCGAGACGGTTCCGGCCAACTCGTAGCGTCCATCCGGTCGTTGCAGCACCAGCGGTCCGCCACTGTCACCCTGTCGGAGAATGAGACGGATTAGGGTACATTTTCTGGAGCAGGGATGGCTTTGAACTCACCTCGCAGGAATCCTTCTGTCCATTGGCATAGCCGGCGCACAGGAAGGAGGTGAGAATCTTCTTGTTGTGTCCAGCAGTGTGGAACATCTCCTGGCAAACGCTGTTCTCGATAATCGGCACCTAATTTAAATTAGCCCCGGGTCAGTTCACATTTCAAAGGACACTCTGTCCGCTGACTGCTTACCTGCACCTCCTGGAGAACAGATGGCACTCCACCTCCGTACTTAAGGCGTCCCCATCCGGTCACGGTCGCCATGCGTCCAGTGAAGTCCGCCACATCATTGGGCATGCAAATGGGCACTGTAGTCGAAAAGAAGAATAGAATACCCTTTAACAAAGTGActaaaacaatatatttatatagatataaTAAACGAATTTGGCTTCTAATTTAGCTTAACTAAAATTAATAGATTTTCACATGGTCTTTAATCGAGGCCATTCATATtgaaatgtacatattttcCTTAGATCGGAACACTTACCTATATGGGTATCGAATTGCACTGGACTGTCCAGTTCGAGCAGGGCCAGGTCGTTTTCGAACGTGGCCGGATCGTACTGCCGGTGGACAATGACGCGCTTGACGTTCTTGGTCACTGAACGCTTGCTCTCCAGGTCGCCGGAAATGTCAAACTCACCCATAACAGCCACCAGAGAAGCGAGGAATCTGGGGAGGATTGAAATCAAATCCCTGAACTATGCCCATCTAAACCGTAAGTTTAAGTAATAGCTTACCCGGGCTGACAATGGGCGGCGGTGATGACGTAGCGGCTGGTGATTAGGACGCCGCCGCACTTGTTCTTGGTGAACAGGCCCAGCCAGGTGGACTCCCGGACGAGAACCTGCCAGGGGTAGGCGCCGAAGGTGGAGCCCTTGCCGCCGACAATGCGGCCGGACTTGACATGGGGCCGCACGCCGCACTCTGTTGATGGGGAGTGAAATGCGAGGTTAGGAGTGGGGAGTGTTCGAGAAGTCGAGTCTGAGAGTTGGGGAAGCATAGAACTGGTGGGACAATTGAATGGAGGGGGAGTGGAGAGGGGCACTAGAGCTAGGAGGGGGTTTCTTTTTTGGGGGCGGTCTAAGTGGTCTTCTGATTACGCCGCTTGTGCTTGCGACGTGCTATATTTTAGGATAAATCGGAAATGCAATGGAGGATTAGGGTTAGGAAAACGGTGGGTTAGATGCGTGAGCGGTTAGGAACAGGTGAAGGGCAGGTGAGAGAACAAGAAATAGAGAGAGAAAGACAGTTGTTTCGGGTCCATGCTAGTCCATGCTACATTCAGTCCACACTTACGAATCTTCCGACCATTGGCTCCGCCGTACGAGCTCAAGGTAGCTCCCTGGTCAATCTCGTTGTCGCTGGGATTCGGGTTAACGTCCTCTTCGTCCTCCTCGTCCACGATCTCGTCGTCCGCCGGCCTGGCCGAACTTATGGTCGTGGTCTTCACGGTGCTGCTTACCCGACGCGTTGGCTTCTTCGTCGCCGGTCTCCGAGTGGTGGTGGTTACCTTGGCGGCAACGGTGGTGCGGCGCGTCGCGGGCTTGCGAGTGGTGGTGCTGACCGCGGAGGTCTTCTTGTTAGGAGGCTTGGTCGTGACCCGGGACACTGGTTTCTTTGTGGTTACCTTGGGCTTGGCTGTGGTGGCTGTCCTGACAGGCTTCCGTGTGGTTACCACTCTCACAGGCTTCGCAGTTCCACCTGCTCCGGCCTGGTAGGTGGCCACGGTCTTGTTACTTCCAGGCTCTTCGATCATATCGGCCAGGGCCTCAAAGTTACCCTGCAGTGAGGCCACCAACTTGTGAACCAAAGTGTGCATCTTGTCCTTGAGCACAACGTCCTCCACAAAGGCGGGGGTGGAGAGGTCGAGATCGCTGGTCACTGCGCTGGAGGCAGCCGACATGTTCAGATTGGGGTTCCTCACCGGCGGGAAGTTGACGAAGTCATTGGGCGAGGTGTAGGTCTCCTCCATCACATTCTGGCCCACTTTCTCGCCAGGAACTGAGAAGGCGGGATACGAGGGCGTCGGTCCGAAGTATCCAGGGAATGCTGGTTTGTCATCGGAGGGCACTGCATAGACGGTCTCCGTGGTGGATTGCGTGAAGGCCACATGGACGGGGCTACTGCCAAAGTATCCAGGATCTTCGAAGTCGTTAGAACTTACTCCCTGTGCTCCTGGTCTTCCGGTCACATAGGAACTCGTGCTGGAGGCCAGCTTGTTGTTATCGTCGCTTAAAGAGCTGTAAGTCACTAGATTTATGGTAGTGGGCTTGGGAGTAATGAGCACCGTCGGTCTGGGGGGCTTTGGTGTTCCATTAATCTGAACGAAACCAGGCTTCTTATGGCCATAGCTACCACTGCTGGTTGGTCTATGGGCGTAGGCGGGCGTCGATGCGGTAGCCACCAGCGGAGGCTGGTAGTTGCCCGGGGTCGATCCGACAATGTTCTCCGCCGTGCTCTGGATAAAGGCGTCTAGCTTGTCGTCCGCCATGAACAGTGGGGGCACATTGTCGTAGTGGTAGTCGACGGTGGCGGGGGGTCGTGGGGTACTGGGTCCGGTCACATAGCTGGTGGAAATGGGCTTGGCCGTTGAGGGCTTCCTTCCTGGTGAGCTTGCATGCTGCTCGTTGTAGTTTAGAGACGGCATGGGCGCCAACTGATCGTAACTAGCAGACGGAGCAGAGGGCTGCTCGTACTGGCTGGTTGGGGCATCCGGCTTGTCGTAGTTCAGAGAAGGAGCAGCTGGCGCAGGAGCAGCGGCAGTTGTCTGTTCGTATCCCGCAGGACTGGCTGGTCTGGGGTACCCAGTCTGTTCTTGTTCCTTGTGATGAGTTGCCGACGGCTTCTTGATCTGAATGTGTGTGATGGGCGACTCGGGCACCTGATCGTATCCACTGGACCCGGGTTTTTTGGTGCTTTGTTCGCTAATCTTCTCCTGGTTGTAGGCACCAGAACTTGGCTGTGGCTGAGGTTTCTTCTTGGTGTTCTCACCGCTGATGGGCCTCTTTACGGCAGGTCGCTTGGTACTGGGCTTGGGTCGGGGCCTGGGACTGGCCGTCACCAGGACAGGTCGCTCCGAGGAAGCATCAGCTTGCACGGCGTCGTACTGAGGCCGCTGTGCTGGCGCGGGCACAGCAGTTGGTGGGGAAATGTAGCCGGCAGTTGTCTCTGATTGCTGATAGCCATTGGAGGTCTCATCCACGTGCTCCTGAACTTTGGTGGTGTGCGAGGACACGGACACTTCGGGGGGAACCTGGGCCTGGTAGTCACCATTTCCTGGCTGTGGGCTATAGTTCTGCATTGTCACCATCCCAATGTAAGAGGCCACTGGGCGATTTTGCTTATTGGCATTGGTTGTGGGACGCATGTAAGCTGGCAGTGGCTGTGGCTCTTCCGTTTGGACTGTGGACAGCTTCTGGTAGGTGGATTCAGTGCTTGCCTCATAGGAGTCACTGCTTACTTGCTGGCCATAGCCAGGTGCAGTTGCCGGCAGATTTCCCTCCTCCTCCATATAGGACATATCCACTGGATAGGCAATGCCCATCACTGGCATCTTGTTGAACTCGGAAGTCTGTGGAGCAACTGGAGCCTCAGCATCGTGGTAACCATTGGCCGGCATCGTGTGGTCCTCCAGCACAGCGGACACATCTTCTCCGTATCCAGGCCGAGCGGTGGGCATCTCAGCAGACTGACTTTGAGCAGCAGAGGCATCCTGCTCATCTGAAACTTTGTCGTAGGAAGACTCGTAGTTAACTGTGGTGGTGTAACCGTAGTCAGACTGCGAGTCCGACTCCTGGACCTTCTCCGCCTCGTTCTCCTGGTAGAAGGTTGGATTTTGGGTTGCTGCCTCAGTCTGAACCACCGCTTCTCCAGGGTATCCATATGATGGGGTCTGCTGGCTCACGACATTATAGCTGGGACCATGACTGGTGTTGTTCAGCTGCAGGATGATGGACTCGATGGAGTCCACGTGGGTGGTAATCGAGGAAACAGTGGTGGGACTGTTATGAACGGTCGTTGGGCGTTTGGCACTAGTGCTGGATGAAATGTAGCTCTGCTCCGccggttgctgttgttgcttcgGTGGTTCCGCGTACACGGGTTGGGGTCCATAGCCTGTGGAGAATTGCAGATCCTCCACGAGATCTGCATCTGCTCCGGGGTGGGTAATATCACTGTGCGTGAACTCACCACCGTCCAGGATTAagtggttgtggtggtggttgttCGTCGACTGGGCAGGCTTGGAGCTTGGCTTAGGTTTCGCCACCTGCAGTGGCTTCTGTTGGATAGGTCGCTTCATGGTCTCCGCCAGTTGGGGAACTGGTTTCGGCTTGGCTTTCTGTGTGGGTTTTGGAGTGGGTTTCTGCGTGGCCTTCTGAGTGGGCTTTTGAGTGGGCTTTTGAGTGGGCTTTTGAGTTggcttgggtttgggtttttgggtggCTGCTGGCGTTGAAGACACCTCTTCGAAGGAGTTGGACTCAGAGCTCGTTTGATCCTGCAAGCCACTAGCAATTTTGGT
Proteins encoded:
- the LOC120458901 gene encoding serine protease filzig isoform X3, which translates into the protein MFKWVTPASTATLSRCTLSAAAAAETTTTSAMAATRTATTTTRTTRPQLLSIALTSLIIIVASFVPTTSGFRSIETNGGGRKLFGGYRITPKHCRATKTLPSSDPRANGPTICMFNHECAQRGGEVVGACMDGFLFGACCQIPPTHELASTLINEAQNAYFQQHQQQTKLQQSAAQSSFENYGEQQQSLSEEQGAQQPAQSIYDQQNLDKVYQQLGSSSSISPPSGAYGDEPQQLEYQPESEQPVRDENAYPTSSSSTETTQSQSSSASVEFEQEPSQPAVASNEQTTQKINKQPVQPPNFHVHKHSVTINSPSSPPQNDDFVMQVLSTLPPEHADDHHIVFTTEVPTKIASGLQDQTSSESNSFEEVSSTPAATQKPKPKPTQKPTQKPTQKPTQKATQKPTPKPTQKAKPKPVPQLAETMKRPIQQKPLQVAKPKPSSKPAQSTNNHHHNHLILDGGEFTHSDITHPGADADLVEDLQFSTGYGPQPVYAEPPKQQQQPAEQSYISSSTSAKRPTTVHNSPTTVSSITTHVDSIESIILQLNNTSHGPSYNVVSQQTPSYGYPGEAVVQTEAATQNPTFYQENEAEKVQESDSQSDYGYTTTVNYESSYDKVSDEQDASAAQSQSAEMPTARPGYGEDVSAVLEDHTMPANGYHDAEAPVAPQTSEFNKMPVMGIAYPVDMSYMEEEGNLPATAPGYGQQVSSDSYEASTESTYQKLSTVQTEEPQPLPAYMRPTTNANKQNRPVASYIGMVTMQNYSPQPGNGDYQAQVPPEVSVSSHTTKVQEHVDETSNGYQQSETTAGYISPPTAVPAPAQRPQYDAVQADASSERPVLVTASPRPRPKPSTKRPAVKRPISGENTKKKPQPQPSSGAYNQEKISEQSTKKPGSSGYDQVPESPITHIQIKKPSATHHKEQEQTGYPRPASPAGYEQTTAAAPAPAAPSLNYDKPDAPTSQYEQPSAPSASYDQLAPMPSLNYNEQHASSPGRKPSTAKPISTSYVTGPSTPRPPATVDYHYDNVPPLFMADDKLDAFIQSTAENIVGSTPGNYQPPLVATASTPAYAHRPTSSGSYGHKKPGFVQINGTPKPPRPTVLITPKPTTINLVTYSSLSDDNNKLASSTSSYVTGRPGAQGVSSNDFEDPGYFGSSPVHVAFTQSTTETVYAVPSDDKPAFPGYFGPTPSYPAFSVPGEKVGQNVMEETYTSPNDFVNFPPVRNPNLNMSAASSAVTSDLDLSTPAFVEDVVLKDKMHTLVHKLVASLQGNFEALADMIEEPGSNKTVATYQAGAGGTAKPVRVVTTRKPVRTATTAKPKVTTKKPVSRVTTKPPNKKTSAVSTTTRKPATRRTTVAAKVTTTTRRPATKKPTRRVSSTVKTTTISSARPADDEIVDEEDEEDVNPNPSDNEIDQGATLSSYGGANGRKIPRRKHKRRNQKTT